The DNA region AGTACcgtagggagtggtggggacttcAGCACCCTGGCGCGAGCATGCCCATCCGGGAGGGCGCGGGGGGAGCAGCCACTTCTCAGCCCACCAGCTGTAGGTGGGCAAACCATGGTCGCCAGATCTTCTGATTTgtcaaaagaagccagaaatcagATTTTTATGGGCGGTTTTCCACTTTTTAAACTATGGGGGCCGAAGCAAGCACGTCTGAGGGTCACATCTGGATGCAAGTGGGCCCTCCGTTTGCAGCCTGGTCTAGACAGTGAGCTCCTTGGGTTGAGAGACCTTGTGTTCACCCCTATGCCCTCGGTGCTGGCTCGCTGCCCAGCCTACCTAGGGGGTTCCCAGCAAATGCCGTTACAGGAGCAAATAAGTGAAGGCAAGATGGGACAGGCAGGTGAAAAGGGACTTCCTGCCCCAACACACCTAAGGTCAGCCGTGCTAGCCAgcaggggtggggcctgagagccCCTTCCCGGCTCCCTGGCAGAGGAAGCCTGGGCTGATGTCTAACTCACTCACTCCTGGTAATGGCCACTTCCAGCATCCCTGGATGTTCCGTGAGCATCCCCTGTGGTGCAGACCTCTCTTGGGTCTCCAGTTTTACCCACTCCCCCGCTAAAGCCCCCCGGCCTCTCATGCCTCCTGCAAGGACCTGGACCCAGCTTGTCTCCAGCTTGTCTTCACTTCAGGCCACTTCTCAGAAATCTTTGCCCAGGGggtccagcccccagcccaggcccagctCCTCTGAGAGCAATGGCAAGCGTGGACAAAGCCTCCCAGCTGCCcctgggagaaggaagagggagaaaaagccCAGCCTGTGGGTCCCTGGAAGTATCCACATGTCCTGGACACCGCCTGACAGGGGAGGCATGTCTGAGGGCTCTGCCCACCTCAGCAGATGAAATCAGAATGTCAGGAGTGATGTGCCAGAAGGGAGGAGCTCTGCCCATCAGGAAGTGGGACTGACGGGCTGCCTAAAACtgatcagaaaaaggaaaatagaagagaaggtATTGCAAGAACTATATGAGACACAGGGTATACAATGCCGCTTCACAGGAAGTTCAAGAACAGTTACTAAGTGATGTGAGGACAAGCTGCATTGATGAAGCAGCAGGTGGGGAGCAAGGCAGGGTGGGGTACTGATGGCGAGGGGACGAGGAAGCCTTCTGAagtgatggaaatgctctgtatCTTGCTCTGGATGGTACTTACATGGGTGTATACATACAGAAAAACACATAACCTACATAGTACATTTAAAGATTTGTGgactttggacttccctggtggctcagtggttaagaatctgcctaccaatacaggggacacgggtttgagccctggtctgggaagatcccacatgccgcggagcaactaagctcgtgcaccacaactactgagcctgcactctagagcccatgtgctgcaactactgaagcctgcacacctggagcccgtgctctgcaacaagagatgccaccacaaaattaaaagcctgcgcactgcaacaaagacccaacgcagccaaaaatataaataaataaataaaggtttgTGGACTTTACTGCATATAAATTCTACctcaacaataaaagaaaaaagcaatggaagaaaagaggggaaaagcCTCTCACAGATACCCACAAATCAAGAAGCTGGCACCAGCTCTTTGGAACAGCTTAAGAAGAGGCAAGAAGGCCAACGCGGTGTAAGAACCTTGCTCCCAGATGAGCCATGGAACTGATTTCTAACAAAGTTAGTCAGCCAGCAGGTGGCCAATTTCAAGTGCaaatacatatttgaaaatgtGCTCATGGAAGAAGCACTGAAGGCAAGAAGTAACTGCAGCTTTAGAGTACCACAGCCTTCTCCCTTTCAAGTCCTTTGGCTTCAGTTGTCCCAGTTCATCCTCACCGCAACCCTGGGGGTGGCTGTTAGGTCTCAGACTTAGAGTGGAACAAACAGAGGCCCAGGGAAGTtcaaggacttgcccaaggtcacattggCCATGCCAAGACTCAAATCTTGGCAGGAGTTACCAGGTCTGTGCCCTTGCTTCTGCACATGCCCCTCCTAGACCATGCTGCATTTGAAAGCAATGCAGACGTGTGGATTCTCTGTCTATAACAATAGCCAATTAGAGATAGTCATTGTACCCAAACTTGATTTGGGGAATAATTGTGTGGGAGAGCTAATTAATGATCAGCCTTTTCTTAAGAAAAATCTCTGTTTTCAAGAGTCAGCAGTCTTGAGATGTGTCGAGGTGAGAGCTAACTCTGTCTTGCTCAGGCCTGGCAAAGAGTGAAATTCTATGAGATTTGTTGAAAGAGGACATCTCTTCCCTTTGACAGATTTAATAACAAACCCCAATGGAGGTGTTCCATTCTTTCTCCTCAGACAGGCAAGGGGTGGACCAGACAGCTTGAGCCAGTAGATTGATGGTGACACGGGAAATTAGAAAGACTGTGGAGGATACTGTTAGTGCTACCCTAAAGCCATCTGCCCCTTTTCCTCACCACAGACCCTGGTTTTGTTCTAGCCCCAGTAGATGAATCATGATTAGGCTAAAGCCAACACAGtaatttcatttgcttttcctAGATTCTCACTTTCCCGGTTTCCTTTGTAGTCAGGATACCATTCTAGCCAATGAGACATAAAGACAAATCTGCTGAAAGGCTTCTTGCTTCCTGATTAAAGAGTTAGAAACTACCCCTTAATGGAAGAAACTAccgcttcctcctccttcctgccaGGAATGTGCTTGTGTGAGGACATGAtggctggagctgtggcagccatcttgcCATAAAAAGGTAATAAGCTTAAGAAAAGCAAGCACAGTGAATATGGCTGAACAGAGAGATCAATAGCGCCTGGTCCTTGCTGACATTTTTGAGCTGCTCATCAACTCTGGATCAgacttcatatattttttttaaggtttcaatattttattcaagttttattttaagtgaTGTTAATTACAGCATTTGAAGGGGAGGAACTAATTCCACACAAAATGGAAGACTCTAAAATGTACCCATTAAACTGCTAAAAAATAAACTGAGTGGCAAGAATACAACAGAAGTTCAATTTAGATTCTGAGTGTTGTCACCATGTGATTACAGTCACAGAGACTCTTCCCAGCTTGCAGCTGGAGCTCTTAAAAGCTATTTCATACTCTGGTGCAAGGGCAAAAAAACACAACATGAGAAAAAATACAATTAAGTCCTGAATTATTCGCTTCATCACATCCACCTTCTCCACTCCAAAATGGCACAGAAGAAACAGCTACCACTCCCTGCAGACTACTTTTGGTGTAAAAGAGGTGATGGATTGGGGTGGAAAAAGTCCCTGCCTAAAAAAGTCCCTTCCGGATGAGTTTGTATATACCATCCAACAGCCTCTCCTCAATCAGGATAGGAAAGCAAGGTTCAATTCTCAGGAAGtcacaatttcattcatttactcaatatGAATTTACAAATTACAAAGTCCTTGCAAATTATCAACTTCCACTTGCAGCCATTTCTAGGTAAAAAAGGAACCTGACCTCTCTAGAGGGGCCAGCAAGCTCCCCCTCAAGTCTACAGCTGAAAGGACCTTTTTTGAAATTGAGTTTCTTCTGTACATCTGAAAGGGTAACACCCTAAAGCTGAATCATCTTTAACCTGGAAATCTAGCATGATATTTAGCGATACTTGCATCCCAGACATATAACATTAAAAGGTACACTAAATTCTGAAGGTAGTTATGCtgcaaaatagtttaaaattaaacaattgTACAGTATTCATTTATGCTTGAAACTCCAGTCCTAGACCAAGCTTGTGGCCACCAGCATTGACATTCTTGCCATCCAGCAGAGCTGACAGTGTCAGTTTGATACCTGGCTTTAGGGTCTGAGTATATCCTAACCCTATGAGGCTGGAGTTTTTCACTTTAGCCAAGAAGCAGGCGTCAGGGTCGATCTGGTACTTGGCTGCTATTCTGAAGCGAGTGTTACTGTTTCCCGCTGTCCAGACTAGATTAACAGCAGTCTCCAACTTCTTGTTCACCTTCTGATAAATGGAGTCGCCAAACTCTATCCCATCATTTATATTAGTGTGAAGCTGGAACTCATCGGTCTTGTAGCCAACTGCAAAGTTGCTCTGGGTCACTTGAGACTTTGCGGTCTCAAAATTCATCTGGTAGCCAGACAGCCAGCCCTCATAACCCAGCACCAGAGCACCCCGGATGGAAGGCCCGGCAATGTCGAAATCCACATCACAGCCCAGGTTGATATGTTCCTGCTTGTACCCTGTCTTGAttttagcatttttttccccagtgtttgGAGAGAAGAATGAATCGAAGGTCAGCTTCAGGCCACGTGCAAGCTGATCTTCCACAGTAATCTCCGTGCCTAgtgtgttgtcagtgttccattTCTCTGTAAACGTCAGACCATATTCGGTCCATCTGTACTTGGTTTCCAGACTGCCCGTCACTTTGGTGGTCTCGGTGTCAGCTGAACCTGAGCTTGTAAATTCCAGTCCATTCTCAGATTTTGTTTTCAAATCAAGTTTTATTAAGCCAAACCCATAGCCCTTGGTGAAGACATCCCTGGCAGATTTGCCAAGATCAGCATACGTGAGAGGCACAGCCATCTTCTGCACCCCTCTTTGTAGGTTGCACACCTTGGCAAACACTGTTTTCTGTCCTAATGGCCGGACATCTAGGAATCATGCTCCATGAGTTGTGAATCCTCCAGGAAGAAATCCAGACTTCATACTGAGATGATTCAGTGTCATAATGATTTAGCCAcagtctgtttaggtcttttgtTACACGTAACCTATCTGACACAAAGGGCAGAGGCCGACAGACACCAGTTGCAGAATTCAAGTCACATGGATGAGACCTGATAAGAAGCAGGGGCAGGCCAGACAAAGACCTGGAAGTCAGCAAGAAGCAAAGCTCAATGGCATCACCAGGCCAAGGAACAATTTCTTGGCATTTCCTGGGCTATGTGGCCTATCATCAACAGAAGCCTGAACCTGCTACACCGGCCCATGGCTTTGATGGTACTCCAGGTGTCTCTCATCGGTGATTACCCAAAGCTAGTGCACAAAGAACTGCTTCCTTTCACAACCACAGAGTTACAGGGGTCTGGGGTTTTGACATATTGTAACCTTGGACAGAGGAAAGAAGCTGACCTCTCTTTTTAATTCAGTCCAATACTAAAAAATAGCTAGACTCATTGCAACTGTAGTCCATGCATTAATTAATAGGGCAGCTATGGAAGTTCTTTGTATTCTTTCCTAATGGTTAGTTATTGTAAACTTTTTCTACTATAATGACCTGTTAAAGTCAGGAAGTAAGCTGCAAAATCCACATGAATCGAAGATCAGACATGAAGCTTCAGATACATTTCTCACTGTGGCGGACTCAAACAGTGTTCACACTCCTCTGTTGTCGGGGGTGCTCTGGGGGAGAAGTTGGAGGCTCACAGCAACCTGTGAGCCAGTTCATCAGCAGGGAGGCTTTATCCTCAGGGCAGCCAACTGGGGCAGGTCAGAAGGGCTACCTCCAGATCTgcaagacagggacttccctggtggtccagtgagtaagagtccatgctcccaatgcagggggcccgggttcaatccctggtcagggaactagatcccacatgcatgccacaacaaagaacCGGTACagcccaaattaattaattaattaaaattaaattaagaaaaataattaatagatCTGCAAGACAAAGGAGTCCAAATTCATGGCCAGAAAAAAGCCACGGGCCTGGAGACCAATTCAGGATCTGTGTGAAGGGGGAAATCTGGGCTCAGGGGAAGAGCCGGGCCCTGAAATCCAGAACCATGGAGAACAAAGCCATAGCACaagcaaaaagaaatagaagcatcCCTAAAGAAAGAGCTGCTTTGCCGGCAAGTTTCTTCTTCATGCCCACCTGCGGCAGGGGAGCCCAGACCTGCAGAGGGAGGAAAGCGCTTTGGCTGGTTAAGAGCTGGCGGCAGGAGTGTGGCTGCAACCAGGGTTCTGACAGTGACTCATGCCTCAGGAATAGTCATCACAATGGCTTTCACTTGGGGGCGTGCCATGGGCCACACACAGTTCTAAGTGTCTTTTCAAAACCCCATGATTTAGGCCCTATTATCATCCCCACTTAAGAGCTGAGAAACTGAGGTCGAGAGAGGTAAAGTCACTCTTGGTCTCTAAAGTCTCCCTGTTGGTGAGCGGTAGAGGCAGGtttcaaagtgagagagtggcatggacatatatacactaccaaacgtaaggtagataggtagtgggaagcagccgcatggcacagggagatcagctcagtgctttgtgaccgcctggaggggtgggatggggagggtgggagggagggagacacaagagggaagggatatgggaacagatgtatatgtataactgattcactttgttataaaccagaaactaaaaaaaaaaaaaaaaagcccaagttCGGACTCACCTCTGCAATCTCAAGTCTACCCACCTGCCACCCTCCCGCCTCCTTCTCTATGAACTCTTCCCACACCTGGCGGTTCCCACCAATCCTGCCCTTCTCTCCCACCTTGTAGTGCCTGTAACAGCCTGCTTGGTGCTGCGTTACTTATTGCTGCCATATAGTGACCAAATGTTCCCTGAGTGTGCTCCCTGCCCTGTCCCCCAGTAGCCCTGTAAGCTCTTGAGGGACCATAACAACTAGGAATGCTGctagctgcaagtaacagaatgCCCAACTAAAGTAGCTCCCGTAATAAGGTCACTTATTACCTCATACAAGAGTTAGCCTGGAGGCAAGCGTCTTCCAGATCAAGTTAATTTAGTGGCTCGACAAAAACAGGGCTTTGGGTCAGCTTccctggtattttcttttttttttttttttaagatttatttatttatttattttggttttggctgtgttgggtcttcattgctgtgcatgcgctttctctagttgcgagcgggggccgctcttcattgtgagcaggcttctcattgtggtggcttctcttgttgcagagcatgggctctaggtgtgcaggctctgtagttgtggctcatgggcttagttgcccgcatgtgggatcttcccggaccagggcttgaacctgtgtcccccgcactggcaggcagattcttaaccagtgtgccaccagggaagcccctctcttttttttttttttttttttttttttttttagctgcgttgggttttcgttgctgcgtgcaggcttgctctagttgcagcgagtgagggctactctttgttgtggtgcacaggcttctcattgcagtggcttctcttgttgcagagcatgggctctagacgtgcaggctttggtagttgcagcagtcgggctcagtagttgtggcttgcggcttagctgctccacagcatgtgggaccttcccggaccagggatcaaacccgtgtcccctgaattggcaggcagactcttaaccactgtacccccagggaagtccccctggtaTTCTCTTGACTTTATCCACATGGTCATAAGAGGCCTGCAACAGCAACAAACAGTCCATGTTCACACCATATCATCCAAAGACAGGAAGGGACCCTTGTATCCCTGTCTGGAGAGCCATTAAAAtgttccctggggcttccctgtgatattgtgatctacagcaaaaaatatatatttggtcttcatccctgttcctggcacagagctcatAATACCCTCGGAATTTCCTAAGTAATAAGAGCCATAAGGTGAAAAGAgaatcttttgttattcataacaaggccctttcaaccacacctgaatttatgtttaaaaaggtGATTTTGGAAAACCCCTAGATCAACAAGCACagaatgggggctggttgccaaggggaagcaATCATGTGATTAGAGAGGTGGAACTTTCAGTCCCTGCACTcagcctcctgggaggggagaggagctgaggactgagttcaatcaccagtggctgatgatttaatcaatcacatCTATGTGATAAGGCCTCCATTTAAAAATGCCCTAACTGAAGGGGCTCAGAGAACTTCTAGGTGGTGAACATgtagaggtgctgggagggtggcacaCCCAGAGGGCATCCCTTCCCCGAAACCTCGCCctatgcttcttttccacctggctgttcctgagttgtatcctttaataTTAACTGGTGATCTCATAAGTAatcttttcctgagttctgtgagccattctaggcAATTAATTGAACTCAAGGAGAGAGTCATGGGAACCTGCAATTTATAGAGAGTGAgttagaagcacaggtaacaacctggacctGCAGTTGGTGTCTGAAGTTGGGGTTGCGGGGAGAGGGACACTctcatgggactgagcccttaacctgtggaatctgatgctcaCTCCAGGTAGATAGTATCACGCTCACTCCAGGTAGATAGTATCAGAACTGAACTGAATTGGAcaacacccagctggtgtcacagaattgCTTGGTGTAGGAAAAGCCCTCACATATTGGGTGAACAGAAGCATCAGAAGTGAAGTATTAAGAGCAGAGAGTTTCTCCCTTTacatccccccacacacacttctcCTGATGTCTCATTGGCCAGCATCGTATCCCACACCCAGACCTAAGACAACCGCTAGCAAGAGGACTGGAATGATCATGACTGCTTTAGACCTGGCCCTGAGTGcaccttagaatcacctggggggccACACACACACCTCGACAGGGTCTGACATACCTATGGTCTGGAGCTCTcctcactttattttctttctttcttttttttttttttttgtggtacgcaggcctctcccgttgcagagcacaggctccagacgcacaggctcagtggccatggctcatgggcccagccgctccacggcatgtgggatcttcccggactggggcacaaacccgtgtcccctgcatcggcaggtggactctcaaccactgcgccaccagggaagccctctcctcacTTTTAAAACCTCTCTGGGTGATGCTAACATTCTGTCAGGGGTAAGAATGGCTGGTTTGGGCTTATTAACTTTTGGCctttggggctggggaaggggtcaTGAAGCACATGGCTGCCCAGCACCTGAACCAAATCTGAGTCAGGCTGAAAGCAAGGGGTTTGACTGTGAGTAAACAGCCGTAGGTCTGACACAGGGGCCTCTCCTTCTGGGCACAtgataggtgctcagtaagcacTGGGTGTATTGAACAGTATGGGTCTCTCCCAGAGATGGTTTGAAATACCCTCCTCCACCCAACAGTAGCAATTTCAGTTATCTTATAGTTATTTCAAGTTTGGAAATGTATTCCCTTTGACATAATATGGGTATATTTGtctacaaatatataaatgtatataaaatatatataatacataatgttGTATAAGGTGTGAGCAGTGTCAAGCTCTAAGAATaatttcaataattatattaaccAGCGTTTCTCTGGGCTGCTTCCTAAGTTCCCGTCATACCCTGTGTTAAGCGGCAGAGGTTCTGATACAGGCACGATGATTGTGTGGGAAGGCAGGCTTCGGCATAATGAAGAAGAATGCAGGCTCTCGGGCCATAGAGCAGCTCTACAACTTGCTGCTGTGTGATTTAAGCAGatgcctccatttccccatctgtaaaatggggattgtaATAGAGCTCTGGTTTTTGGTGTTCTAGTTgcccttgggttcaaatcctagttctGGCACAAACTAGTCATGTAACCTTAGGAAAGTTTCTTGGCCTCTTTGGGCCTatatttcctcacctgtgaaatggggataataaaggCAAACTTATCAGGATGTCgggaagagaaaatgagaatacAGAGAAAGTTCAGAGCACAGAGTCATCGTTCAAGAGAGAGCAGCGTGTCTAGAGATCACAATAAATACTGGTCCAAAACACCAAGGATCTTGACATGACAGCAGCCTTCAGATGTCTGAAGAGAGGCATCTGGGAGAAGCATTCAGCTTGCTTGGTGTGATCCAGAGGGTGGAAATCCCAGAGAGGGAGATGCAGCTTTAAGGAAGAAAGATTCACCCTCTCCACCAGGAACAGCAGCCTCGAGGGCAGTAACTCAGGAGACCTGGCAGCACCAGGCAGAGGCCAGCTGAGCCAAGGTCCCACTGTCTCTGGGTGCTAAATGCATGCAGAGTCTACATCCTGTGGCACAGCACTCAAAGTCCCTCAGTGGCCCCAGCCTAGCCTACAGGTACCTTTTCCTCTGAGTGGCTCCTCGTGGAGCTGATTTATTTGCAAAAAACTGGGAATTCTCTTCCCCAATTCTGTTCCCCAGTTCTGTTCCGCTGTGTGCTCCGGCAAATCCCACCCAGCATTCAAGGCCCCAGCCAATATCTCTTCTCACGTGAAGCCTTTCCCAGCGACCtggacacacaggcacacagcaATCTTTCCTCCCACCTCTGGGCCCCCAGCACTATGCTGCACTCTAGAGCAGAACTGAATACGTGCCCATATAGCTCATGAGGGCAGGGAactttgtctgttttgctcactggtGTGTCCCCAGCGCCTAGGATGGTAGCCAGCGTGTAAGAGATGCAGTGTAAACAtttgtcgaatgaatgaatgaacttttcAAGACAGAAGATGCCAGCCACTTCCACCAAGTGAACGAGCAAATCGCCTCTGGACCAATATTCTCAGTGGAGGGCAGAGTCCCAGGAGACCCTCTTGCTTATGCAAAGCTGAGGCAAGTAGACATTCATTGCCCAGAACTTCCCACAACCGGCCAAAGACCACTGCTCCCAATCTCCCTTGGTATGCAGAAGTGAGTGCTGAGGAACAGGGGGCTGAATTTGCAAAGGGCCACAAAAGTCTCCGGCGCAAGCCCTGAACCCTCAAAGAGGGATGTTGTGGGAAGCTCTCCGGTGAGGAGGTTTGATGTTGGCTGAGAGCAACTTGCTAGAAAACGCACCACGGTCTCCAAAGGGTGGGGGCCTGTGCATGCCCTGCGTCTACTCCTAATCCTGGGCCCTGAAGTCAACAAAGG from Mesoplodon densirostris isolate mMesDen1 chromosome 1, mMesDen1 primary haplotype, whole genome shotgun sequence includes:
- the LOC132497075 gene encoding voltage-dependent anion-selective channel protein 1-like, translating into MAVPLTYADLGKSARDVFTKGYGFGLIKLDLKTKSENGLEFTSSGSADTETTKVTGSLETKYRWTEYGLTFTEKWNTDNTLGTEITVEDQLARGLKLTFDSFFSPNTGEKNAKIKTGYKQEHINLGCDVDFDIAGPSIRGALVLGYEGWLSGYQMNFETAKSQVTQSNFAVGYKTDEFQLHTNINDGIEFGDSIYQKVNKKLETAVNLVWTAGNSNTRFRIAAKYQIDPDACFLAKVKNSSLIGLGYTQTLKPGIKLTLSALLDGKNVNAGGHKLGLGLEFQA